The following are from one region of the Corylus avellana chromosome ca1, CavTom2PMs-1.0 genome:
- the LOC132167417 gene encoding short-chain dehydrogenase TIC 32, chloroplastic-like, whose translation MWPFHRKLGPSGFSSSSTAEEVTQGIDGTGLTAIVTGASSGIGTETARVLALRGVHVIMGVRNLAAGEDVKKAIVKEIPGAKVDAMELDLSSMASIRKFASDFNSSHLPLNILINNAGVFATQFMLSKDNIELHFATNHLGHFLLTNLLLDTMKRTSCESSKEGRIVNVSSVAHRASYREGIRFDQINDNSRYGAWTASGYRQSKLANVLHANELARRLKEDGVDISANSLHPGVITTNIFRHNNIANSLFHWLGRFVHKNVQQGAATTCYVALHSQVKGVSGEFFSDNNLSEASSHGRDIELAKKLWDFSMNLIR comes from the exons ATGTGGCCTTTTCACAGAAAATTAGGGCCATCAGGTTTTTCGTCTTCCTCCACAGCAGAGGAAGTTACTCAAGGAATTGATGGGACGGGTCTCACTGCCATTGTTACAG GAGCATCTAGTGGTATTGGCACTGAAACTGCACGAGTTCTCGCATTGAGAGGTGTCCACGTAATTATGGGAGTCAGGAATTTGGCTGCTGGTGAAGATGTCAAAAAAGCAATAGTTAAGGAAATCCCAGGTGCTAAAGTTGATGCCATGGAGTTGGATCTTAGCTCAATGGCATCCATAAGAAAATTTGCATCAGATTTCAATTCCTCCCATCTTCCATTGAACATCTTAAT TAACAATGCAGGAGTTTTTGCAACACAATTCATGCTCTCCAAAGACAACATAGAACTACACTTCGCAACAAATCACTTAG GTCATTTTCTTCTGACAAATCTTTTGTTGGACACTATGAAAAGAACATCATGTGAAAGCAGCAAGGAAGGAAGAATTGTTAATGTTTCATCTGTAGCTCACCGGGCCTCATACCGTGAAGGCATccgttttgatcaaattaatgATAATTCTAG GTATGGCGCTTGGACTGCATCTGGATATAGACAATCAAAGCTTGCCAATGTTTTGCATGCCAACGAGCTTGCAAGACGTTTGAAG GAAGATGGGGTGGATATATCGGCAAATTCACTCCATCCGGGAGTAATCACCACCAATATTTTTCGTCATAACAACATTGCAAACA GTCTTTTTCATTGGCTTGGTAGATTTGTGCATAAAAATGTTCAGCAA GGAGCCGCTACAACATGCTATGTGGCACTGCATTCTCAAGTCAAGGGGGTTAGTGGTGAATTCTTTTCGGACAATAACCTATCTGAGGCAAGCTCACATGGTAGGGACATCGAATTGGCAAAGAAACTCTGGGATTTTAGCATGAATTTGATTAGATGA
- the LOC132183656 gene encoding protein FAR1-RELATED SEQUENCE 3-like isoform X2 has protein sequence MDIEVVDVEGNNREDYVPGNGEPDNGENQNATENSTGREVIDQEDDMTATPHVSMEFESEDAAKTFYDAYARRVGFSTHVGQFSRTKPDGPIVTWEFACTREVFKRKNVESCNAMIRIERKDSNIWVVTKFVEDHNHSMVSPSKFHHLRPRRHFAGTTKNVVETLDATSDVYVSMDGNSLSFEPNHVVRSASPVEPNHPARSIGHVNYIRPSTIKRTLGRDAQNLLNYFKKMQAENPGFYYAIQLDDDNRMSNVFWADARSRNAYNNFGDAVTFDTMYRPNQYQVPFAPFTGVNHHGQMVLFGCALLLDESESSFTWLFKTWLSAMNNRPPVSITTDQDRAIQAAIAQVFPETRHCICKWHILREGQERLAHVYLAHPSFYGELYSCINFSETIEDFESSWATLLDKYDLQKNEWLQAVYHARKQWAPVYFRGTFFAALSSNQGVSSFFDGYVNQQTTIPLFFKQYERALEHSLEKEIEADYDTICTTPVLKTPSPMEQQAANLYTRKVFAKFQDELVETFVYTANNIEGDGVVSKYRVAKYEHDHKAYMVNLDVSEMKASCSCQMFEYSGVLCRHILTVFTVTNVLTLPSHYILKRWTRNSKSGVGLDEQNADSQGIETLTLRFNSLCQEAIKYAEEGSISIETYNAALSALREGGRKIAVVKKNVAKVTPPTSHASGNGQEDSNRKTSTLIPEMAPSLWPWQEAIPHRFNLNDKGVPIADLNQPSMAPVSIQHDGGNPDNTVVMTCFKSMTWVIESKNSTPPGKVAVINLKLQDYGKNPSGETEVQFRVTRITLEPMLRSMAYISQQLSTPANRVAVINLKRFIVMVMKSSHEFR, from the exons ATGGATATTGAAGTAGTAGATGTTGAAGGAAACAATAGGGAAGATTATGTTCCTGGAAATGGTGAACCCGACAACGGTGAAAATCAGAATGCAACTGAGAATTCTACAGGGAGAGAAGTAATAGATCAGGAGGATGATATGACTGCTACACCACACGTGAGCATGGAGTTCGAATCTGAAGATGCGGCAAAGACTTTCTATGATGCATATGCCAGGCGTGTGGGTTTTAGCACCCATGTTGGCCAGTTCAGTCGTACTAAGCCTGATGGCCCAATTGTAACATGGGAATTTGCATGCACCAGAGAGGTTTTTAAAAGGAAGAATGTAGAAAGCTGCAATGCTATGATTAGGATCGAGAGGAAGGATTCAAACATTTGGGTTGTAACAAAATTTGTTGAGGACCATAACCATTCCATGGTGTCTCCTAGTAAGTTCCATCACCTTCGACCCCGTAGGCATTTTGCTGGTACTACCAAGAATGTGGTTGAAACGTTGGATGCTACTAGTGATGTTTATGTTTCCATGGATGGCAATAGTTTATCTTTTGAACCAAATCATGTAGTTAGGAGTGCCTCCCCTGTAGAGCCAAATCACCCTGCCAGAAGTATTGGGCATGTGAACTACATTAGACCTTCGACCATAAAGAGGACCCTTGGTAGAGATGCTCAAAATCTTCTAAACTATTTCAAGAAGATGCAGGCTGAAAACCCTGGCTTCTATTACGCAATACAGCTGGATGATGATAACCGCATGAGTAATGTCTTTTGGGCTGATGCAAGATCAAGGAATGCTTATAACAACTTTGGTGATGCAGTAACTTTTGACACAATGTATAGACCAAATCAGTACCAGGTCCCATTTGCTCCCTTTACAGGTGTAAATCATCATGGTCAGATGGTGTTGTTTGGTTGTGCTTTACTTCTAGATGAGTCTGAGTCTTCCTTTACTTGGCTGTTCAAAACATGGCTATCTGCAATGAATAATAGGCCTCCTGTTTCTATAACCACAGACCAAGATAGAGCCATACAAGCTGCGATTGCTCAGGTTTTTCCAGAAACTCGTCACTGTATTTGCAAATGGCACATCTTAAGAGAAGGCCAAGAAAGATTGGCTCATGTTTACCTTGCTCACCCTTCCTTCTATGGAGAGCTGTATAGCTGCATCAACTTTTCTGAGACAATTGAGGATTTCGAATCATCTTGGGCCACTCTCCTTGATAAATATGATCTacaaaaaaatgagtggcttcaGGCAGTGTATCATGCTCGCAAGCAGTGGGCCCCAGTATATTTCCGTGGCACTTTCTTTGCTGCACTTTCTTCAAACCAAGGTGTTAGCTCCTTTTTTGATGGTTATGTGAATCAGCAGACAACCATACCTCTGTTCTTTAAGCAGTATGAAAGAGCCCTGGAACATtcattagaaaaagaaatagaagctgATTACGATACCATTTGCACCACACCAGTACTGAAGACTCCATCACCAATGGAACAACAAGCAGCAAACCTCTATACCAGAAAAGTTTTTGCAAAGTTTCAGGATGAGTTGGTTGAGACTTTTGTGTACACTGCAAATAATATTGAGGGTGATGGGGTTGTCAGTAAATACAGGGTTGCAAAATATGAACATGATCACAAGGCTTACATGGTCAATTTAGATGTTTCTGAGATGAAAGCCTCCTGCAGCTGTCAGATGTTTGAATACTCTGGCGTACTTTGTAGACATATATTGACTGTCTTCACCGTAACAAATGTTCTTACCCTTCCATCACATTACATCTTGAAGCGATGGACAAGGAATTCCAAATCCGGTGTTGGACTTGATGAACAAAATGCAGATTCACAAGGTATTGAGACTCTCACCTTGCGCTTCAACAGTTTATGTCAGGAAGCCATTAAATACGCAGAAGAAGGGTCAATTTCTATTGAGACTTATAATGCAGCATTGAGTGCTCTAAGGGAGGGTGGGAGAaaaattgctgttgtgaagaaAAATGTTGCTAAAGTCACACCTCCTACTTCTCATGCTAGTGGAAATGGTCAGGAAGACAGCAACAGGAAAACCTCTACATTAATTCCCGAGATGGCTCCATCATTATGGCCTTGGCAAGAAGCAATTCCACATCGCTTTAATCTTAATGACAAGGGAGTTCCTATTGCAGATTTGAACCAGCCGAGTATGGCTCCTGTGTCTATTCAACATGATGGTGGCAATCCTGATAACACG gtGGTTATGACTTGTTTCAAGTCCATGACTTGGGTGATAGAAAGTAAGAATTCTACACCACCTGGTAAAGTAGCTGTCATTAACTTGAAG CTGCAAGATTATGGCAAAAACCCGTCCGGAGAGACAGAGGTACAATTTAGGGTAACAAGGATCACACTTGAGCCTATGCTGAGATCCATGGCCTACATCAGTCAGCAGCTATCAACACCAGCCAATAGAGTCGCTGTTATAAATTTAAAG CGCTTCATTGTAATGGTGATGAAGTCTTCACATGAGTTCCGTTGA
- the LOC132183656 gene encoding protein FAR1-RELATED SEQUENCE 3-like isoform X1: protein MDIEVVDVEGNNREDYVPGNGEPDNGENQNATENSTGREVIDQEDDMTATPHVSMEFESEDAAKTFYDAYARRVGFSTHVGQFSRTKPDGPIVTWEFACTREVFKRKNVESCNAMIRIERKDSNIWVVTKFVEDHNHSMVSPSKFHHLRPRRHFAGTTKNVVETLDATSDVYVSMDGNSLSFEPNHVVRSASPVEPNHPARSIGHVNYIRPSTIKRTLGRDAQNLLNYFKKMQAENPGFYYAIQLDDDNRMSNVFWADARSRNAYNNFGDAVTFDTMYRPNQYQVPFAPFTGVNHHGQMVLFGCALLLDESESSFTWLFKTWLSAMNNRPPVSITTDQDRAIQAAIAQVFPETRHCICKWHILREGQERLAHVYLAHPSFYGELYSCINFSETIEDFESSWATLLDKYDLQKNEWLQAVYHARKQWAPVYFRGTFFAALSSNQGVSSFFDGYVNQQTTIPLFFKQYERALEHSLEKEIEADYDTICTTPVLKTPSPMEQQAANLYTRKVFAKFQDELVETFVYTANNIEGDGVVSKYRVAKYEHDHKAYMVNLDVSEMKASCSCQMFEYSGVLCRHILTVFTVTNVLTLPSHYILKRWTRNSKSGVGLDEQNADSQGIETLTLRFNSLCQEAIKYAEEGSISIETYNAALSALREGGRKIAVVKKNVAKVTPPTSHASGNGQEDSNRKTSTLIPEMAPSLWPWQEAIPHRFNLNDKGVPIADLNQPSMAPVSIQHDGGNPDNTVVMTCFKSMTWVIESKNSTPPGKVAVINLKLQDYGKNPSGETEVQFRVTRITLEPMLRSMAYISQQLSTPANRVAVINLKLQDTKTISGETEVKFQVSRDTLGSMLRSMAYIREQL from the exons ATGGATATTGAAGTAGTAGATGTTGAAGGAAACAATAGGGAAGATTATGTTCCTGGAAATGGTGAACCCGACAACGGTGAAAATCAGAATGCAACTGAGAATTCTACAGGGAGAGAAGTAATAGATCAGGAGGATGATATGACTGCTACACCACACGTGAGCATGGAGTTCGAATCTGAAGATGCGGCAAAGACTTTCTATGATGCATATGCCAGGCGTGTGGGTTTTAGCACCCATGTTGGCCAGTTCAGTCGTACTAAGCCTGATGGCCCAATTGTAACATGGGAATTTGCATGCACCAGAGAGGTTTTTAAAAGGAAGAATGTAGAAAGCTGCAATGCTATGATTAGGATCGAGAGGAAGGATTCAAACATTTGGGTTGTAACAAAATTTGTTGAGGACCATAACCATTCCATGGTGTCTCCTAGTAAGTTCCATCACCTTCGACCCCGTAGGCATTTTGCTGGTACTACCAAGAATGTGGTTGAAACGTTGGATGCTACTAGTGATGTTTATGTTTCCATGGATGGCAATAGTTTATCTTTTGAACCAAATCATGTAGTTAGGAGTGCCTCCCCTGTAGAGCCAAATCACCCTGCCAGAAGTATTGGGCATGTGAACTACATTAGACCTTCGACCATAAAGAGGACCCTTGGTAGAGATGCTCAAAATCTTCTAAACTATTTCAAGAAGATGCAGGCTGAAAACCCTGGCTTCTATTACGCAATACAGCTGGATGATGATAACCGCATGAGTAATGTCTTTTGGGCTGATGCAAGATCAAGGAATGCTTATAACAACTTTGGTGATGCAGTAACTTTTGACACAATGTATAGACCAAATCAGTACCAGGTCCCATTTGCTCCCTTTACAGGTGTAAATCATCATGGTCAGATGGTGTTGTTTGGTTGTGCTTTACTTCTAGATGAGTCTGAGTCTTCCTTTACTTGGCTGTTCAAAACATGGCTATCTGCAATGAATAATAGGCCTCCTGTTTCTATAACCACAGACCAAGATAGAGCCATACAAGCTGCGATTGCTCAGGTTTTTCCAGAAACTCGTCACTGTATTTGCAAATGGCACATCTTAAGAGAAGGCCAAGAAAGATTGGCTCATGTTTACCTTGCTCACCCTTCCTTCTATGGAGAGCTGTATAGCTGCATCAACTTTTCTGAGACAATTGAGGATTTCGAATCATCTTGGGCCACTCTCCTTGATAAATATGATCTacaaaaaaatgagtggcttcaGGCAGTGTATCATGCTCGCAAGCAGTGGGCCCCAGTATATTTCCGTGGCACTTTCTTTGCTGCACTTTCTTCAAACCAAGGTGTTAGCTCCTTTTTTGATGGTTATGTGAATCAGCAGACAACCATACCTCTGTTCTTTAAGCAGTATGAAAGAGCCCTGGAACATtcattagaaaaagaaatagaagctgATTACGATACCATTTGCACCACACCAGTACTGAAGACTCCATCACCAATGGAACAACAAGCAGCAAACCTCTATACCAGAAAAGTTTTTGCAAAGTTTCAGGATGAGTTGGTTGAGACTTTTGTGTACACTGCAAATAATATTGAGGGTGATGGGGTTGTCAGTAAATACAGGGTTGCAAAATATGAACATGATCACAAGGCTTACATGGTCAATTTAGATGTTTCTGAGATGAAAGCCTCCTGCAGCTGTCAGATGTTTGAATACTCTGGCGTACTTTGTAGACATATATTGACTGTCTTCACCGTAACAAATGTTCTTACCCTTCCATCACATTACATCTTGAAGCGATGGACAAGGAATTCCAAATCCGGTGTTGGACTTGATGAACAAAATGCAGATTCACAAGGTATTGAGACTCTCACCTTGCGCTTCAACAGTTTATGTCAGGAAGCCATTAAATACGCAGAAGAAGGGTCAATTTCTATTGAGACTTATAATGCAGCATTGAGTGCTCTAAGGGAGGGTGGGAGAaaaattgctgttgtgaagaaAAATGTTGCTAAAGTCACACCTCCTACTTCTCATGCTAGTGGAAATGGTCAGGAAGACAGCAACAGGAAAACCTCTACATTAATTCCCGAGATGGCTCCATCATTATGGCCTTGGCAAGAAGCAATTCCACATCGCTTTAATCTTAATGACAAGGGAGTTCCTATTGCAGATTTGAACCAGCCGAGTATGGCTCCTGTGTCTATTCAACATGATGGTGGCAATCCTGATAACACG gtGGTTATGACTTGTTTCAAGTCCATGACTTGGGTGATAGAAAGTAAGAATTCTACACCACCTGGTAAAGTAGCTGTCATTAACTTGAAG CTGCAAGATTATGGCAAAAACCCGTCCGGAGAGACAGAGGTACAATTTAGGGTAACAAGGATCACACTTGAGCCTATGCTGAGATCCATGGCCTACATCAGTCAGCAGCTATCAACACCAGCCAATAGAGTCGCTGTTATAAATTTAAAG CTCCAAGATACAAAGACAATTTCTGGAGAAACAGAGGTGAAATTTCAAGTGTCCAGAGATACATTAGGTTCCATGCTAAGATCAATGGCCTATATCCGGGAGCAGCTTTGA